In Spinacia oleracea cultivar Varoflay chromosome 5, BTI_SOV_V1, whole genome shotgun sequence, a single window of DNA contains:
- the LOC130461555 gene encoding uncharacterized protein, with amino-acid sequence MDTSWIDLPTSHPKYIDGCMQFIEFAKQDLVLGKIRCPCKNCKVDKWFPINEVERHILFKGFYKSYKNWIFHGKGDMVQRMFESDGGSTSEGFPAQEDDEWIEEPVTYETDVEYDDSTIEEDATYKKLLEASEERLYEGYAFPQILDFPSSYYYNKKMIKELGLGWKRTKGMSGDVSDGDTNTLKRSVPAKVMRYFPLIPRLKRIYMSSETTEEMRWHDTERLGEHDKKILRHPSDALAWKAFYERHSDFALDSRSVRLGLASDGFNPYRLMNTSYITWPVMLIPFNLPPWLCIKPSSFILSTLIPEKTSPGIDIDVYLQPLVHELKLLWTGVEAFDAFGRENFNLRAALLWTINDFPAYSMLSGLSTKGYNACPVCIDFTPSDRFGSKICYCMYRKWLPADHPYRAQGSMFCEKFGTNEWGEAPSLPSGTDILREQEKVEYVYGNSKAPQKKRGRQRGHNDNNNNNDVQDENAYGNDKSRDSRDDRVALKHWRIKPHLWLETNHNGSEYMPPASYSMSTEEKERFLNVLQKLKVPDGYGSNLSSCVNMKQRKLINLKSHDNHVLMQDILPVALRASNATKVIDLLARLSSFFKKLCSTRIDLDDLDGLQDGIILTLCELEKEFLPSFFTIMVHLLIHLVEEVKLGGPVQYRWMYPIERYLSHLKSHVTNKAQPERSIAEGFLLEETIRFCLRYLQGVKTIFNIPKRMDDDIPNPNDYLFNSGGRVIGKEVHCIDVTTEDGKLRRALAGGLNYYGRKLKGFMINGYKFLSTDRDCRLLTQNSGIMVEADGEAYYGKVIDIYELNYYGDYKVVWFRCDWVDIYRGVRAYPNGGVCVNFSKLMHSGRLLQDDPFVFSSQAKQVFYIEDEIQKGWWHVVKNKPRDLFDLGDSLAVEEEGGAD; translated from the exons ATGGATACAAGTTGGATCGATCTACCCACTAGCCACCCTAAATATATCGATGGATGTATGCAATTCATTGAGTTTGCCAAGCAagatctagtcctaggaaaaaTTAGATGCCCATGTAAGAACTGTAAGGTGGATAAATGGTTTCCGATAAATGAAGTAGAGAGACATATTTTGTTTAAAGGGTTTTATAAGTCTTATAAGAATTGGATCTTTCATGGGAAAGGGGATATGGTTCAGCGTAtgtttgagagtgatggagggagtactagtgAAGGATTCCCCG CACAAGAGGATGATGAATGGATTGAGGAACCAGTGACATATGAAACAGATGTTGAATATGATGATTCTACAATAGAAGAAGATGCGACATATAAGAAGTTACTTGAAGCTTCTGAGGAGAGATTATATGAGGGGT ATGCATTTCCTCAAATACTTGATTTTCCCTCGTCTTATTATTACAAtaagaaaatgataaaagaATTGGGACTTGG GTGGAAGAGAACTAAGGGTATGAGTGGCGATGTAAGTGATGGAGATACAAATACATTGAAGAGAAGTGTGCCAGCTAAGGTAATGCGATATTTTCCTCTTATCCCGAGGCTAAAAAGAATCTACATGTCATCAGAAACAACGGAAGAGATGAGATGGCATGATACAGAGAGATTGGGTGAACATGATAAGAAGATTTTGAGGCATCCATCGGATGCCTTAGCTTGGAAAGCATTTTATGAGCGTCATAGCGATTTTGCATTAGACTCTCGCAGTGTTCGATTAGGTCTTGCGAGTGATGGATTTAATCCTTATCGTTTAATGAACACCTCTTATATTACGTGGCCGGTGATGTTGATTCCTTTTAACCTTCCACCATGGTTATGTATAAAACCATCTTCTTTCATTTTATCCACACTTATTCCCGAAAAAACAAGTCCCGGAATTGATATTGACGTGTATCTGCAACCGTTAGTGCATgaattgaaattgttgtggacgGGGGTTGAAGCTTTTGATGCTTTTGGTAGAGAGAACTTTAATTTGCGAGCGGCTTTGCTTTGGACTATTAATGACTTTCCTGCCTATTCAATGCTTTCTGGTTTGAGCACAAAAGGTTACAATGCATGTCCAGTATGCATAGATTTCACGCCTTCTGATAGATTTGGGAGCAAGATATGTTATTGTATGTATAGAAAATGGTTACCCGCAGATCACCCATATCGAGCTCAAGGTTCCATGTTTTGTGAGAAGTTCGGAACTAACGAGTGGGGTGAAGCTCCATCTCTTCCTAGCGGGACTGATATattgagggaacaagaaaagGTCGAGTATGTTTATGGAAATTCGAAGGcaccacaaaaaaaaagaggtaGACAAAGAGGTCATAatgataacaataataacaatgatGTCCAAGATGAAAATGCTTATG GTAATGATAAGAGTAGAGATAGTAGGGATGATCGAGTAGCCCTTAAACATTGGAGGATAAAGCCTCACCTTTGGCTTGAGACCAATCATAATGGAAGCGAATACATGCCTCCGGCTTCTTATTCTATGTCTACGGAGGAGAAAGAGAGGTTCTTAAATGTTTTGCAGAAACTTAAAGTTCCGGATGGATATGGATCCAACCTTTCTAGTTGTGTGAATATGAAGCAAAGGAAGTTGATTAACCTCAAGAGTCATGACAACCATGTTCTAATGCAAGATATCCTCCCCGTCGCCTTAAGAGCTTCTAATGCTACAAAGGTGATTGACTTGTTGGCTAGATTATCTTCGTTTTTCAAGAAGTTGTGCTCCACCAGAATTGATCTAGATGATTTAGATGGTCTTCAAGATGGAATTATTTTAACTCTTTGTGAGTTGGAAAAGGAGTTTCTGCCTTCATTTTTTACAATCATGGTCCATTTGTTGATTCACTTAGTGGAGGAGGTTAAACTTGGTGGACCAGTGCAATACAGATGGATGTATCCCATTGAAAG gtaCTTGTCCCATTTGAAATCACATGTAACCAATAAAGCCCAACCTGAAAGATCTATTGCGGAAGGCTTCCTTTTAGAGGAGACAATTAGGTTTTGTTTGAGATATCTTCAAGGTGTTAAGACTATCTTCAACATACCTAAAAGGATGGATGATGACATTCCAAATCCCAATGATTACTTGTTTAATTCGGGTGGTCGAGTTATTGGGAAGGAG GTACATTGCATAGATGTAACCACCGAAGATGGAAAACTAAGAAGAGCGTTGGCGGGTGGTTTGAATTATTATGgtagaaaattaaaaggattcatGATCAATGGTTATAAGTTCCTTTCCACGGATCGCGATTGtcgtcttttgacacaaaattctGGAATTATGGTTGAAGCGGATGGAGAGGCGTACTATGGAAAAGTGATagatatttatgaattaaattattatggAGATTATAAAGTTGTATGGTTTCGTTGTGATTGGGTAGACATTTATAGGGGTGTAAGAGCCTATCCAAATGGAGGAGTATGTGTCAATTTTTCTAAATTGATGCATAGCGGGCGATTATTGCAAGATGATCCATTTGTATTCTCATCTCAAGCAAAACAAGTTTTTTACATAGAAGATGAGATACAAAAAGGGTGGTGGCATGTTGTTAAGAATAAGCCTAGAGACTTGTTTGATTTAGGTGATTCTTTAGCGGTAGAGGAAGAGGGTGGAGCCGATTGA